The following nucleotide sequence is from Alteromonas sp. V450.
CCATATAGTTAGAAACAAGAACAACCGAGGGCTTGCCCGCACGTTTAGAAAAGGCATAGACGAATGCTTGAAACGTGGCGCTGATATTATTGTAAACACTGACGGTGATAATCAGTATGCGGGTTGGGATGTTGCAAAATTAGTAGTTCCCATTTTAGACGGAACCGCTGATGTTGTTGTAGGCGACAGAAAAACCCAAGATATTGAACACTTTTCGCCGTTAAAAAAGCTGCTTCAGAAAGTAGGCAGTTACGTGGTAAAAAAGGTTTCGGGCGTGCAAGTACCCGACGCAGTCAGCGGCTTTCGAGCGTACAGCCGAGAGGCAGCATTACAGCTAAATATTATCAGCCCTTTCAGCTATACCATAGAAGCGCTCATTCAGTCGGGCAAAAAGCATATGGCTGTAGCCCATGTACCGGTTGAAACCAACGCCAAAACCCGTGAATCACGTTTATTCACCAGCATTCCTAAATTCATAGAACGCCAGTTAACCACTATAGTGCGCATGTATACCATGTATCAGCCATTGCGCGTTTTTGTTCTTATTGGGGCAATAATTACGTTAGTGGGCCTTATACCCATTGTACGCTTCCTTATTTTTTACATGATGGGTGACGGAAACGGGCATCTTCAGTCTTTGATACTTGGTGGCGTGTTAACGGTACTGGGCATTATCACGTTTCTTATAGCCATACTTGCCGACCTAATAAACTTCAATCGCCAACTTATAGAGCAAACGCTAGAGAAAGTGCGCAGAATGGAACTGCAGATGCTTGATGAACAAAAAAGTGACAACGAATAATGAATCCGTTGTTTTGGGGAACATTTGATTTAGGAAAGCCTCGCGTACGAATTCTACTACAAGGTTTAAAGAAAAATGACATTATCCCTATAATTATTCATAAGGATATTTGGGACGATGTAGAAGATAAGAGTCAAGTAAAAAGTAACAGAGCTAAATTGGTAAAAATACTACGCTTTCTAATGGCCTATCCAATTCTAATCATGCGCTATCTTTTTGCTCCTAAACACGATGTAGTTGTAGTTAGCTACCTTGGTCATTTTGATATATTGCTGGTATGGTTTTTTGCTAAATTAAGACGTAAAAAAATAGTATGGGACGCCTTCCTATCCCTCTACAACACGGTCGTTGAAGACCGTAAATTGGTATCTAAAAACAGTTTAACTGCGAAAGCGCTGTATGCTCTGGAGTGGCTCGCGTGTAGAGCAGCTGATACCATTATCTTAGACACACATGCTCATGGCGAATATTTCGCTACCACGTATAGCCTCCCTAGAGAAAAAGTTCGAACTGTATTCGTGGGGGCTGAATTAGAAAAATTCCCGAGTATAAAACATAAACGCGACGGTCAAAAAAAACAACTCGATGTACTCTTTTATGGCCAGTTTATCCCATTGCACGGCATATCAGTAATTCATGAAGCAGCACTCCTTTTAAAGGATGAGGATATTAACTGGACAATAATTGGCGAAGGACAAATGGCTGATTCATTTGCCAATGCATTAGAGGTAAAGCCTCTAAACAAGCTTAATTGGATAAGATGGGTGCAATACGAAGAGCTAGTAGCGCAAATTCATAATGCAGATATTTGTTTAGGAATTTTTGGCGATACAGAGAAGGCTTCTCGTGTTATCCCTAACAAGGTTTTCCAAATTTTAAGCGCTGGCGCCCCTCTCGTTACTATGGACTCTCCTGCAATAAGAGAAATATTCACTAAACCATGTTCAGGAGTAAAATTATGTGAAGCTGGAAACGCAGAGGACTTAGCTGACAAAATATTGCAAATGAAAGCTGAATTAGCTTCGTTGTCGCTTCCGGCGCATGCAGCATTAAGAAATGTAATATCGCCTTCGTCGATTGGAAAAGCGATGGAGCGCATCTGTATGGATACTATTCATGGAAAACAATAAGCCAAAAGTTTTGGTCGTGTCTCCGACCTTTCCACTGCCTTTAGTTGCCGGTGGAAAAATTCGTATATTCAATATATTGAAGGAGCTTAGTAAAAACTACGATATTACGCTGTTGTCATTATTCGAAATTGGAGTAGATTCAAGGTCTTATTTGAGTCAACTAGAATTTCTTTCTCGAATAGAGCTAATTCCAGTTTCACAATCTAAAACAGCGCAAATAAAGCGGCTGTTAAGATATTCTTTTCACTGGCTCTTGGGTACACCAGCAGAGGTACTTATTAAAAAGTCACCCGCACTTGCGGCTAAATTAAATGAACTGATAAAGCGTGAAGCATTTTCGCTTGTACAGTTCGAATACATACAAACCGCACAATATTTAACCAAAGAAATACGTAATAATTGCCGCACTGCGCTAGTAGCGCATGATATTTCGTATATATCACAAGAGCGCAAGGCCCATATTGCGAGAGGGTTAGCGAAACTCTTCTGGGCAAGAGAAGCTAAGTTGATGAAGCAATACGAACGCGATAACTGGGCTAAGTTTAACAGTATTTACACTATGTCTGAGGTGGATATTGACTATATGAACTCGCCCGATACTGAGCGTTTCACAGCGGTTATACCCAATGGTGTAGATACAAAAAACCTTAAATACCAGTTACGTAGCGGTAATAGAACGATTGTTTTTGTTGGGTGGATGCGACATTTACCAAACAGAGACGCAATAAGCTGGTTTATAGATGAGATTTGGCCGATTATAAGAGAGTCGGCGAAACCAGTTACCTTGAAAATTGTTGGAAAAGGCCTTCCTTCTGATATTATCCAAAAGGTAAATGCTGATAGCGCAATACACTACCTTGGGTACGTCGACGACATCTATGAGGTTGTCCAAGACTCAACATTGTCTATCGTACCCATTCGAATTGGTTCAGGTTCTCGCCTAAAAATTCTAGAGTCGATGGCACTTGGAACTCCTGTTGTTTCTACAACTATAGGCTGTGAAGGAATACAAGCATCAAGTGACGAAGTCAGACTAGTAGACGACCCCAACACATTTGCTGCTGAGGTGTTAGCGTTATTAGACAACGAAGAAGAACGACAAAAACTTAGTGTTAATGCAAGAGCGCTCGTAGAACGACGTTATGGATGGGAATCGATAGGAAGAAGCGCAAGTGAGCTCATACAACAAACAATCGAGCGTTAGTATGGCGACGACAATTTGGGTTGTTATTGTTAATTATCATAGCCAGCATTTAGTCATTAAATGTATCGACTCGTTCAAAAAATTCGCATCAATCAATCTCAACTATGTAGTAATTGACAATAGTGAGCAACCAGATACGAGTGAACTTACTACTATTCATAAAGATGTTGTTACTAAGCGCCCAGTGAGCAATGGTGGGTTTGCTGCAGGGTGTAATTTAGGTATACAGCACGCATTAGCCCAAAATGCAGAGTATATTTTACTCATTAATCCTGACACTTACGTTACAGAAGATGTAATAACGCCGCTAATTAAAACATTGAGCGAAAGCGAAGAAATTGGCATGGCTTCCCCTACCATTTATTGTAGCGAACCTAAAGATAAAATATGGATGGCAGGTTCAAGTTGCAATTGGTGGACTGGTG
It contains:
- a CDS encoding glycosyltransferase family 2 protein, with protein sequence MKLIIQIPCYNEEHTLPQTVKDLPTHIDGIDTIEYMIIDDGSKDKTVEVAKSLGVHHIVRNKNNRGLARTFRKGIDECLKRGADIIVNTDGDNQYAGWDVAKLVVPILDGTADVVVGDRKTQDIEHFSPLKKLLQKVGSYVVKKVSGVQVPDAVSGFRAYSREAALQLNIISPFSYTIEALIQSGKKHMAVAHVPVETNAKTRESRLFTSIPKFIERQLTTIVRMYTMYQPLRVFVLIGAIITLVGLIPIVRFLIFYMMGDGNGHLQSLILGGVLTVLGIITFLIAILADLINFNRQLIEQTLEKVRRMELQMLDEQKSDNE
- a CDS encoding glycosyltransferase, giving the protein MNPLFWGTFDLGKPRVRILLQGLKKNDIIPIIIHKDIWDDVEDKSQVKSNRAKLVKILRFLMAYPILIMRYLFAPKHDVVVVSYLGHFDILLVWFFAKLRRKKIVWDAFLSLYNTVVEDRKLVSKNSLTAKALYALEWLACRAADTIILDTHAHGEYFATTYSLPREKVRTVFVGAELEKFPSIKHKRDGQKKQLDVLFYGQFIPLHGISVIHEAALLLKDEDINWTIIGEGQMADSFANALEVKPLNKLNWIRWVQYEELVAQIHNADICLGIFGDTEKASRVIPNKVFQILSAGAPLVTMDSPAIREIFTKPCSGVKLCEAGNAEDLADKILQMKAELASLSLPAHAALRNVISPSSIGKAMERICMDTIHGKQ
- a CDS encoding glycosyltransferase family 4 protein, which encodes MENNKPKVLVVSPTFPLPLVAGGKIRIFNILKELSKNYDITLLSLFEIGVDSRSYLSQLEFLSRIELIPVSQSKTAQIKRLLRYSFHWLLGTPAEVLIKKSPALAAKLNELIKREAFSLVQFEYIQTAQYLTKEIRNNCRTALVAHDISYISQERKAHIARGLAKLFWAREAKLMKQYERDNWAKFNSIYTMSEVDIDYMNSPDTERFTAVIPNGVDTKNLKYQLRSGNRTIVFVGWMRHLPNRDAISWFIDEIWPIIRESAKPVTLKIVGKGLPSDIIQKVNADSAIHYLGYVDDIYEVVQDSTLSIVPIRIGSGSRLKILESMALGTPVVSTTIGCEGIQASSDEVRLVDDPNTFAAEVLALLDNEEERQKLSVNARALVERRYGWESIGRSASELIQQTIER